TACCGACAGTGCAGCCAATGCTATTAGGGTAACCAGGACATCTTGTGTGCTGGTTTGTACAAAACGACTGTCCAAAATAGAACCGTGCCGGTTCAAAACACTAAGAGACCATGCACCAGCCGCTATACTGACCAATGTGAGGGTGAGTGAAAGAGCATAATACCTTAGCTCGTTGCTGTACATTATGGAGGCATATTTGGTGAAGAAGAAATCGTAGAGGAAAGCCAACTCTGCTTCAATCACTTGAAATGCTCTTTCATAGTCCTGTTCTGTTTGCAACAGCCcatcaagaacaagatcacgaGTCTTGTCAAGCCCAGATTCAGGACAAGTGTAGCCAAAGTATCGCCGAACCACGAGATGGAACAGTGCGAATGAGAGACACAGATCCTTGAGACGACGGATAGGAGCTCTATAGTAAGATGACAAGATACCGATGTTGTCACACCAAATGTTATCCAATGTGATTGCATTTTCTCCAATTTTTGCTCCCCCAGCATGGATTAGAATCGGGTACTTGTATCCCTGCATGGTACGAGGGTCGTAGGATGCGCTGAGTTTGTGCTCACCCTTCATGTAGAGGGCCAGCCACTTGATGCCATTGTTCGATGATGGTTTGCTTGCTAACCATGCAGCAGACCACTGCTCAGCCGTTTTAATTCCCAATAGATATCCCACGACGAACAAGCAACCAATGAAAGGAACAAGGCGACTGGAACTATGCTTCATACCGAATGTATAAATAAAACCACCTAATACCGTGCCGGTGCACATCGAGAACAAGATACAATCACAGTAGAGCTTCATGAGTTGCTTGTTTTGATCGAGCTTCTGGACAGACATTGAGCTGGTGCCTCCGAAAAGCATGGCCAGAAACATTGCCCAAACCGGGTACAACTCGTTTTTAATTTTCCCGGCCTGCATCAGTCCCACAGTGTAGGAGAGAAGTGGGAAGGACAATATAAACACTCCGCCCACTCCATATCTTATAATGATGCTCCGAGATTGATGCCTCCTGGGCGAGAGAATGGCAAGGGCGGTCATAAACACAGCCGCGACGATGACAAAACCTTCCACACGGTCTATGCTCTTCCTTGGTTCCACATATTTGTTGACCCAACGCTCTGTGTAGTTTTTGCATACTTGTGCTTCCATGGTTATATTCATTTCCTTCTGCATATGTTATTCAGGTAGAGAGTGTGAATTTGATATACCGGTTAGACAAAGGGAAATGCATACGAGCACTGGTGTGCAGGGGGGAGGAAGCCAACTTCTATGTTGAAGATGCATATTTATGTATATATAGGCTGTAAAGATTTTGGAACTACATCAAATGCTAATTCTTAGGGGACATGCACAACTGGCAAGGGCTCCACTGGCATGCATGTCACTAACAATTATTCCATTCGTTCATTATTATAAGATGTTTTAACTTTTTTTGAATCAAATGTATATAGACGCATTTTAATatgtttgttcactcatttcagttTATATGTAGTTTATATTGAAATACCAAAACATCTTATAACAATGAATGAATGCAGTAACCGTTTCTGAACCACATTAAACGTTGGTGCATACAAATCAACTGATAAGCACCCCATCAACATGCATGCATGTCAATAATAGCCAATTGTGGCGACGAGATCGTGTGATCCATGGTACAATGAACTAGGACGATCCCCCACAAAAAAAACTAGGACGATGGAAAATCTAGGAATTTTGATCTGGGTTTTATTTATTCTCTAACAAGAGTGTTATTTTGTTTGGAATTAGCACAATGAACTTCCCTTGAATTGGCAGTTATCTAACATATTTATTAATTTCAAAATCACCCACTATGCCTAGCCTAAATATGTTACTGTAATATGACGTACCAAAAGAAAATGAATTCACAATGAAGATAATAAAATAGACTAAAAATATATGCATATTACCTATCTAAGTTACTTTCAACTATGACTAGGCTTAAAATGGATGTGGGACTCGCACATTAGCTTCCTCTTTGACCAATCTTCACTTCATGTCCGTGACAAAAAAAAGTCCGCTCTTTGACCCCATCGGGAGCACCAAGTGCCACCACGGCACCAGGACGTCATCGCAGCTCCTCAATCCGGCCAGCATGGCAGGCGCCAGCCGCCGTATCCGGCGAGCACACGCCCAGCCGCTCGCGCGCGAGCTCGTGGGTGCAGCTAGTGCTAGTCGCGGCCGCCGCAGCCGCCACAGCCACCGCCATAAATACTGCAGGTGCTACTCGCACATATTGCGTCGGCGGTGGCCAACCTCATACTAGATTCTTGTGCTCTGAATTCCGGCGACCTCGAACTCAAACTAGCGCACGATCTCCACTGGCGCAACCTTGAACTCGAACCAGCGAGTATTTCGGCGAGCGTTAACTTCGCCTACAGCATCACAAAGTCCTGCCCCATGCACGACTGTGGGCCAAAGGTTAAGGCCAGCATCGCGCTTGGGTGCTTCGTTGCTTTGCCCATGCTGTTTTTCGGCAGGACGGTGTGGATGGTGCGGCTTTGGCAAGTAAGTGTTGAATACTCTtttcgtcccataatataagaacagGTTTTAAGCTAATATAGTTTAAAAAATGTTATTATATTATAAAACGGACAAAGTAGTTACTAGTTAGTTGCCACTCTAGAAGTCTAGAAAAGTCATTGGCGGATGATGAACATAAGCACACTACCTATTTTATTTTAGATTGCTGTAGTTCTAAGCCGCCTTACGTTTTGTGTTTCTTAGCATTAACTTATTCTGAACCACCTTAGTTTTTGTGTTTCCTAGCATTAAGTTGGACATATAAGAAAGTCTTAGCCTCTACTTATATTAAATGATACCCCGCACGTTGTTGCAGAAATGTTTTGCAATATATTCAGCGAGAATTAGTTGTATGAAACATGTATATGCATAGTAATAATATGAGAACTAAAACAAAAAGAAATGGTTTGTGATGTTTGGATATTAATTgtataatataaatatatattcAGTGAGAATTGGTGGTATGAAACATGAATATGTATGAAATAATATGAGAATTAAAACTAAAAAAATGATTTGCGGTGTTTGGTTATTAATTGTATTAATATAAATAACATGATAGTATCTAAATTCTCATGCATGTTTGCATGTTGAAGTGCCTTTTTATTATGTATGGTTGCATGTTGTGGCGGGTCTTTCTCCATGCTTGTTGAACGATGAGATGGCATACTTACATGTTGAGCGAAATAGCTTAATGGGGattagctatttagatatagaagatacCAATTGCATAATGTGACGTGATGGAACTGACTAGTagacaagcataacttcaaaacggAGCACCAAACGAATGAGCAACAGTATATATATTACCGTAGCGGCCGGGCTTCGTCTCCGTCCTGCAGGCTGCAGCTAGCGCGCATGCGCGTCCAATCCTGTCTTTTGGGCTAGCAAGGAATTAATTAATTAGGGAAGCAGTGGGAGGGAAGCACGCAGGCTTGCTGGCAAGGACCAAGGAGGCTATATTGGCAGGTGCGGCGAGGGGGTCGTCCATCTCCAAGTCGTCGCCCTTGTCGTCCAGTACAGCGCGTCGCTGCGACGCGCACCACACCTATGACGGGCGAGTGGCCACAGAGGCATCCTGCCCTGCTTCCTCCCTCCGTGCCTATCTCTTATCACTCGCTCGCTTCCTCCTCCTCACACGTAGCTATTCCCTGTCTCCTCTATCTGTCACTGTGTATCCATGCATGTCCCTTCGCCCCAAACCCTCGCCTATGACGACGGGCAGTCCTGATCTTGGGTGTTGCACGCCACGTGCGAGTGCGACCTGCCCGCCTACCAGATCCAGGTGGTGGCCATAATATCGGCGCTGCCGGCAAGCAGTGGCACTCAATGCAGCTGCAGCTATTATCAGTTTCTTTTTTTTTAGAACGAAGGCTTCAGGAAAGCTTGGCTTTGAATTAACAAAGTC
This window of the Triticum urartu cultivar G1812 unplaced genomic scaffold, Tu2.1 TuUngrouped_contig_5562, whole genome shotgun sequence genome carries:
- the LOC125529379 gene encoding uncharacterized protein LOC125529379 — encoded protein: MNITMEAQVCKNYTERWVNKYVEPRKSIDRVEGFVIVAAVFMTALAILSPRRHQSRSIIIRYGVGGVFILSFPLLSYTVGLMQAGKIKNELYPVWAMFLAMLFGGTSSMSVQKLDQNKQLMKLYCDCILFSMCTGTVLGGFIYTFGMKHSSSRLVPFIGCLFVVGYLLGIKTAEQWSAAWLASKPSSNNGIKWLALYMKGEHKLSASYDPRTMQGYKYPILIHAGGAKIGENAITLDNIWCDNIGILSSYYRAPIRRLKDLCLSFALFHLVVRRYFGYTCPESGLDKTRDLVLDGLLQTEQDYERAFQVIEAELAFLYDFFFTKYASIMYSNELRYYALSLTLTLVSIAAGAWSLSVLNRHGSILDSRFVQTSTQDVLVTLIALAALSVSQFLQIWSYCVSDWAKISFVCKYVAHPSWQGNTRIEKLLLCFGRPHKWLRYWRNTIGQYSVLDSFSSSYRHRLKHLLPTEEAGKPVELPMQVKRAVARTIKNSTNGHLSHGTSALMRHGMSDELCGACQINDEYTLTDSILAWHVATSFCEISDTIKRPHDVHPNQVVATILSKYCTYLVAFAPTLLPGSAPETKCALDEIVKEAKEMLHDLVSPREKYEKLSELEYVVGGGRKLFTYGAVLGKALESMDNHANRWDLLADFWAEMMVYIAPSNNVAGHIELLAEGGEFVTHVWALLMHAGILERPTTTIIP